One region of Pirellulales bacterium genomic DNA includes:
- a CDS encoding SMP-30/gluconolactonase/LRE family protein translates to MPATTRAEVLVSLFSENRIAAFDETTGSYLGDFVTKGSGGISAPAGLVFGPDGNLYVASDGSNSILRYNGSTGAFIDAFVPSGSGGLARPNALEFGPDGNLYVSSSVAGGGIYRFDRTTGAFLGVFVSGGSGGLQGPNAMTFGPDQNLYVGSAPDNSVLRYNGTTGAFINAFVPNGVGGLKAPYYGLTFDGLGHMLVGGFGSSNVVRYDALTGTFVDSISGGGLKGTEAVQVGPDGDLYVVSQGTQSVLRYNLSTGAFLDAFATGIGNGAVDILFTSERAGWTGVSSTSWSDSGNWSGPVPGAIIDTTNTDTAIFDRNSPNSPLTVDAGRNIQNITFDTASVNSLTIGTVGSPSLLLTAGGTIQTTSTVVNAETINAPLVLEGD, encoded by the coding sequence ATGCCCGCAACCACTCGCGCGGAGGTTCTGGTAAGTCTGTTCAGCGAGAACCGGATCGCCGCCTTTGACGAAACCACTGGAAGCTATCTCGGCGACTTCGTCACCAAGGGCAGCGGCGGGATAAGTGCGCCGGCCGGCTTGGTTTTTGGTCCCGACGGCAACCTCTACGTTGCCAGCGACGGCAGCAACAGCATCCTCCGCTACAACGGTTCGACTGGCGCGTTTATCGACGCCTTTGTGCCGTCAGGCAGTGGAGGTTTGGCGCGGCCGAATGCCCTGGAGTTCGGCCCGGATGGCAATCTCTACGTCAGCAGCAGCGTCGCGGGCGGAGGCATATACCGCTTCGACCGCACGACTGGGGCGTTCCTCGGAGTCTTTGTAAGCGGTGGCAGCGGAGGTCTCCAAGGCCCGAATGCCATGACGTTTGGGCCGGACCAAAACCTCTATGTCGGGAGTGCGCCGGACAACAGCGTCCTGCGGTACAACGGCACGACCGGGGCATTTATTAACGCCTTCGTCCCTAACGGCGTCGGCGGCCTGAAGGCGCCCTACTACGGGCTGACCTTTGACGGCCTCGGCCACATGCTCGTCGGGGGCTTTGGGAGCAGCAATGTTGTGCGTTACGACGCACTGACCGGCACATTCGTCGACAGCATCAGCGGCGGCGGACTAAAGGGTACCGAAGCCGTCCAGGTCGGTCCGGACGGCGACCTCTACGTTGTGAGCCAGGGTACCCAGAGCGTTCTCCGCTACAACCTTTCGACAGGTGCGTTCCTCGACGCATTCGCGACCGGCATCGGCAATGGCGCCGTGGATATTCTCTTCACTTCCGAACGGGCTGGATGGACCGGCGTGAGCAGTACGTCCTGGTCCGACAGTGGAAACTGGTCCGGCCCGGTGCCTGGCGCGATCATCGACACGACGAACACCGACACCGCCATTTTCGATCGGAATTCGCCCAATTCGCCATTGACGGTCGACGCCGGCCGCAACATTCAGAACATCACCTTCGACACTGCGAGCGTCAATTCCCTGACCATTGGCACTGTGGGCAGCCCGTCCCTGCTGCTGACTGCTGGGGGCACGATTCAAACCACCTCCACCGTGGTCAACGCTGAAACGATCAACGCCCCGCTCGTGCTGGAAGGAGACTAG
- a CDS encoding serine/threonine-protein kinase: MKTLANNRASDTADLLAKVADEFLKAKDRGQEPNVEEYAERYPEIAPILRDILPALTLMNPSLSHGDSLPPDTENLSSRTLGDFRIEREIGRGGMGVVYQAEQISLGRTVALKVLPFAAMLDPRQLTRFRNEARAAAALHHNNIVPVFSVGCERGVHFYAMQYIEGESLASLIANLRRAEGRPEVEQKAAAGSAPLPLPLGVGRGEGDAIPIAAPSPPTPLPQRGEGRMRSPLTPRPSPLPASTTLPEAQALLSTARSTSGRAYFRNAAELGIQAAEALDYAHEQGVVHRDIKPANLILDETGRLWITDFGLARMENDAGMTMTGDLVGTLRYMSPEQALAKRVVVDHRTDIYSLGVTLYELLTLRPVFDGEDRQHLLKQIAFEEPAALRKVNRQIPVELETIVFKAIRKNPEERYATAHDLAEDLRSFLANKPIKAKPPGRRERLTKWSRRHPALLLSAAVIAAVIAVGSSVALVLINGAKNDAIVAREKSLNAEARANVSEQHAQAALDFLLSTLRNPDPYRDGRTITIAEVLDRSSKKLQDKFADDPLTKAKLLAAIGQSYSGLGLFREAIPVNEQARDLAMAVLGPEDPIVLARMNEVAAAYFESGRYTESLPLFEELVKLSTAKIGPERHCTLEWMGNLALNYQRTGRLDDAIRLMEKTLKIQTAKLGPEHPDTLGSMNNLGNVLNEVGRSDEAIHLFEKLLGIRKAKRLPEDYDSAEAMHNLGNALNAVGRSDEAVPWLDESLKFMRSKFGPDDARTLIVMNTLAICYYQTGRVDNALKLFEEVLKRSEAKLGPVRSDFGRLDYINNLANVYLDVGKFDEAIRMYQELLNITKAKLGAENRLTLGKMSALTDAYLEADRPVEAEPLARECLRSLEKQYPDDWHTFSARTSLGSVLLLQARYTDAEPLLVSGYKGMQDRIAGIRVTERSCLREPLRRLAQFYEATNQPEKAAAWKAKLAEFYKANPTVFKKGIPPTKKADSETDPNPSSPTTSKRGK; encoded by the coding sequence ATGAAGACTCTTGCCAATAACCGTGCATCCGACACGGCCGATCTGTTGGCCAAGGTGGCCGATGAGTTCTTGAAGGCGAAGGATCGCGGGCAGGAACCGAACGTCGAAGAGTATGCCGAGCGCTATCCGGAGATCGCTCCGATCCTCCGCGATATTCTTCCGGCGCTGACGCTGATGAACCCGTCTCTGTCGCACGGCGATTCGCTGCCGCCTGACACGGAGAATCTCTCCAGCCGAACTCTGGGGGATTTCCGGATCGAGCGGGAAATCGGCCGGGGCGGGATGGGCGTGGTCTACCAGGCCGAGCAAATCTCGCTCGGCCGCACGGTGGCGCTCAAGGTTCTCCCCTTCGCGGCGATGCTCGATCCGCGGCAACTGACCCGGTTCCGAAACGAAGCCCGAGCCGCCGCCGCGCTGCACCATAACAACATCGTCCCGGTCTTTTCAGTCGGCTGCGAGCGCGGCGTGCATTTCTACGCGATGCAGTATATCGAGGGCGAAAGCCTGGCCAGCCTGATCGCCAATCTTCGCCGGGCGGAGGGAAGGCCGGAAGTGGAACAAAAAGCCGCCGCCGGCTCCGCGCCACTCCCTCTCCCTCTGGGAGTGGGCCGGGGTGAGGGTGATGCGATTCCGATTGCCGCCCCCTCACCCCCGACACCTCTCCCGCAAAGGGGAGAGGGAAGAATGCGCTCGCCCCTCACCCCTCGCCCCTCTCCCCTTCCCGCTTCGACCACACTCCCCGAAGCCCAAGCCCTCCTCTCAACAGCCCGATCCACCTCCGGCCGCGCCTACTTCCGCAACGCGGCCGAGTTGGGCATCCAAGCGGCCGAGGCGCTCGACTACGCGCACGAGCAAGGCGTGGTCCATCGCGACATCAAGCCGGCCAATCTGATCCTGGACGAAACCGGCCGGCTCTGGATCACCGATTTCGGCCTGGCCCGGATGGAAAACGACGCCGGCATGACGATGACCGGCGACCTCGTCGGCACCCTGCGCTACATGAGCCCGGAACAAGCCCTGGCCAAGCGCGTCGTGGTCGATCATCGGACCGACATCTACTCGCTCGGCGTGACGCTCTACGAGCTGCTCACACTCCGCCCCGTATTCGACGGCGAAGACCGCCAGCACCTGCTCAAGCAAATCGCCTTCGAAGAGCCAGCCGCCCTGCGTAAAGTCAACCGCCAAATCCCGGTCGAGCTGGAAACGATCGTCTTCAAAGCAATCCGCAAGAACCCCGAGGAGCGCTACGCCACGGCCCACGATCTTGCCGAAGATTTGCGCAGCTTCCTCGCCAACAAGCCGATCAAAGCCAAACCGCCCGGTCGTCGCGAGCGGCTGACAAAATGGTCTCGCCGGCATCCAGCCCTCCTCTTATCGGCCGCAGTCATCGCTGCGGTCATCGCGGTGGGATCGAGCGTCGCGTTGGTGCTCATCAACGGCGCCAAGAACGATGCGATCGTGGCCCGGGAAAAGTCACTCAACGCGGAAGCGCGGGCTAACGTCAGTGAGCAACACGCACAGGCAGCCTTAGATTTTCTCTTGAGCACTCTCCGCAATCCCGACCCGTACCGCGATGGACGCACGATAACGATCGCTGAAGTCCTCGATCGATCATCGAAGAAGCTACAGGATAAATTCGCCGACGATCCCCTCACCAAAGCCAAATTGCTGGCGGCAATCGGACAATCTTACTCCGGCTTGGGTCTCTTCCGCGAGGCGATTCCGGTTAATGAACAAGCCCGCGACTTGGCAATGGCCGTATTAGGGCCTGAAGACCCGATAGTGCTCGCCAGGATGAACGAAGTAGCCGCCGCGTATTTCGAATCTGGGCGATATACCGAGTCGCTGCCGTTGTTCGAAGAGCTGGTCAAACTCAGTACGGCCAAAATCGGGCCGGAGCGCCACTGTACGCTCGAATGGATGGGCAATTTGGCCTTAAATTATCAACGCACCGGGCGGCTCGACGACGCAATTCGATTGATGGAAAAAACACTCAAAATCCAAACAGCCAAATTGGGCCCTGAGCATCCCGATACACTAGGGTCGATGAATAATCTAGGCAACGTCTTGAACGAAGTCGGACGGAGCGACGAGGCGATTCACCTGTTTGAAAAATTACTTGGAATCAGGAAAGCCAAACGGCTCCCGGAGGATTACGATTCGGCCGAAGCGATGCACAATCTAGGCAACGCTTTGAACGCCGTCGGACGGAGCGACGAGGCGGTTCCCTGGCTCGACGAATCGCTTAAGTTCATGAGAAGCAAATTTGGGCCGGACGACGCCAGGACACTCATAGTAATGAATACCCTGGCCATATGTTACTACCAGACTGGACGAGTGGATAATGCGCTGAAGTTGTTCGAAGAAGTCCTCAAACGCTCGGAAGCCAAACTCGGACCAGTTCGTAGCGATTTCGGACGGCTCGATTACATTAATAATCTGGCGAACGTCTATTTAGATGTGGGGAAGTTCGACGAGGCCATTAGGATGTATCAAGAATTGCTCAACATCACAAAAGCCAAACTTGGGGCTGAGAACCGCCTGACGCTCGGAAAAATGTCGGCCCTAACCGACGCGTACCTGGAAGCCGACCGGCCGGTCGAGGCGGAACCGCTCGCCCGTGAGTGTTTGAGAAGCCTCGAAAAACAATATCCTGACGACTGGCACACGTTTTCCGCTCGGACATCGCTCGGGAGCGTGCTGCTACTCCAAGCGAGATACACCGACGCCGAGCCGCTGTTGGTTTCGGGCTACAAGGGAATGCAAGATCGCATAGCCGGAATCCGCGTAACGGAAAGGTCATGTCTGCGCGAACCGCTCCGGCGTCTGGCCCAATTCTACGAAGCCACGAACCAGCCGGAAAAAGCGGCGGCCTGGAAGGCAAAGCTGGCCGAGTTTTACAAGGCCAATCCTACCGTATTCAAGAAGGGTATCCCGCCAACCAAGAAGGCTGATTCAGAAACAGATCCGAACCCGTCGTCACCGACGACAAGCAAACGCGGCAAATAA
- a CDS encoding sigma-70 family RNA polymerase sigma factor, with protein MPPTATDSHETRRLLERAAAGDREAFDRLFELHRKSLKRLVALRMDARLRTRLDPSDVVQETHMVAFRRFADYLKRRPMPFRLWLRKTAQQQVCDAQRTHIERHRRSLLREEAGLSRSSRLIARGLLSARSSPSEKLQRRESERRVASAVAELSDADREIVVMRNVEGLTFEEIAPVLEMQPPAVRQRYGRALIKLRAKLKDQA; from the coding sequence ATGCCACCCACGGCGACCGATTCACACGAGACGCGACGCCTGCTGGAACGTGCCGCCGCCGGCGATCGAGAGGCCTTTGATCGGCTGTTCGAGCTGCATCGCAAATCGCTCAAGCGGCTAGTCGCGCTGCGGATGGATGCCCGGCTGCGGACCCGGCTCGATCCGTCCGATGTGGTTCAGGAGACGCACATGGTTGCCTTTCGCCGGTTCGCCGACTATTTGAAACGCCGGCCGATGCCGTTCCGGCTCTGGCTCCGCAAAACGGCCCAGCAGCAAGTCTGCGACGCCCAGCGCACTCACATCGAGCGCCACCGCCGCAGCCTCCTTCGCGAGGAGGCCGGGCTGAGCCGGTCGTCGCGATTGATCGCCCGCGGGCTGCTCTCCGCCCGTTCCTCTCCGTCGGAGAAGCTCCAGCGCCGCGAGTCGGAGCGGCGCGTGGCGAGCGCCGTGGCCGAATTGAGCGACGCGGACCGCGAGATTGTCGTGATGCGCAACGTGGAAGGATTGACGTTCGAGGAGATTGCGCCGGTGCTGGAGATGCAGCCCCCCGCCGTCCGCCAGCGCTACGGCCGCGCGCTCATCAAGCTGCGGGCGAAACTCAAAGATCAGGCGTAA
- a CDS encoding autotransporter-associated beta strand repeat-containing protein — protein sequence MADNGSGQLAVTMSGPGVWIISGANDYSGGTVVLGGTLRFDITSGSATIAAGTTATVAPGATLELAGSVSAFGSAGGNRTHVLNNSTASGLLVSGTNQVVGGIDGAGNTQVNAGSSLTADHIVQNALIIGGAAGSPATVTIDASDASGNALDQSSGLALAGSLAPNDPFAAGIGSPNWLVGAADSDSSFTLPTLGGSNSAVGVAAVPEPSTILLSAFALLGLLITDIRRRTNG from the coding sequence TTGGCGGACAACGGTTCCGGACAACTGGCGGTCACGATGAGCGGCCCCGGCGTCTGGATTATCTCGGGTGCTAACGATTATTCTGGCGGCACCGTCGTCTTGGGCGGCACACTCAGGTTCGATATCACCTCCGGCTCAGCGACAATCGCGGCCGGCACCACCGCCACGGTCGCCCCAGGCGCTACGCTCGAACTGGCAGGCTCCGTTTCAGCTTTTGGTTCGGCTGGCGGCAATCGAACGCACGTCTTGAACAACAGCACTGCGTCTGGACTCCTCGTCTCCGGCACGAATCAAGTCGTCGGCGGAATCGACGGGGCCGGCAACACGCAGGTGAACGCGGGCAGCAGCTTAACGGCCGACCATATCGTACAAAACGCTTTGATAATCGGCGGCGCCGCCGGCAGCCCCGCGACAGTGACGATCGACGCCTCGGACGCCTCGGGCAATGCCCTGGATCAGTCGAGCGGACTGGCCTTGGCCGGCTCGCTCGCGCCGAATGATCCGTTTGCCGCGGGAATCGGTTCGCCAAACTGGCTCGTCGGCGCAGCGGATAGCGATTCAAGTTTCACTCTTCCCACTCTGGGCGGTTCCAACTCCGCCGTCGGCGTCGCGGCGGTGCCCGAGCCCTCAACCATCCTGCTATCCGCCTTCGCGCTGCTTGGCCTGCTCATCACCGACATTCGTCGGCGAACGAACGGATAG